The proteins below come from a single Halostagnicola larsenii XH-48 genomic window:
- a CDS encoding DNA polymerase Y family protein: MNDGPRLPGVDAVDEEDRIVLHVDADCFYASCERLKEPELEGEPVVVGMGYEEGETIGAVATASYEAREFGVESAQAISTALEKLPRRAALEDGSDAPSDGDSGADEPAALERSETGYYRSVDMEYYESVASEVRAILHDCADVVREVSIDEAYLDVTDRTAWEVADGFARHVKGRIEREVGVTVSIGVAPTMSAAKIASDFDKPDGLTVVRPGEVESFLAPLEVELLHGVGPVTARELRNMGLGTAGEVAAADPGPLEDRFGERGRELYDRARGDDDRRVEPRGEPKSFSRESAFSEAVSEPEPKYERIETLATAVADRATREGALYRTVGVKAVLPPFEVNTREQSLSGPVDDPDLVERIAEDLFAEFETEPVRKVGVRVANLEFTGADQARLDGWDGSEGGDSDDSVVGDSPPDSAGSGSAEQKTDGAQSGSDDGSATSAERERLPAGQTSLTDFRSD; this comes from the coding sequence ATGAACGACGGGCCACGGCTGCCGGGAGTCGACGCCGTCGACGAGGAGGACAGGATCGTCCTGCACGTCGACGCGGACTGCTTTTACGCGTCCTGCGAGCGGCTCAAAGAGCCCGAACTCGAGGGCGAACCGGTCGTCGTCGGGATGGGCTACGAGGAAGGGGAGACCATCGGCGCGGTCGCGACCGCGAGCTACGAGGCCCGCGAGTTCGGCGTCGAGAGCGCGCAGGCCATCTCGACCGCACTCGAGAAACTGCCGCGGCGAGCGGCCCTCGAAGACGGTTCCGACGCGCCTTCGGACGGGGACTCGGGTGCCGACGAACCGGCGGCCCTCGAGCGGTCGGAAACCGGCTACTATCGCTCGGTCGATATGGAGTACTACGAGTCGGTCGCCTCGGAGGTGCGAGCGATCCTCCACGACTGTGCCGACGTGGTTCGGGAGGTGAGCATCGACGAGGCTTACCTTGACGTGACCGATCGAACCGCCTGGGAGGTCGCCGACGGCTTCGCACGCCACGTCAAAGGACGCATCGAGCGCGAGGTCGGAGTCACCGTGAGCATCGGCGTCGCGCCGACGATGAGCGCCGCCAAGATCGCCAGCGACTTCGACAAACCCGACGGGCTGACCGTCGTCCGGCCCGGCGAGGTCGAATCGTTTCTGGCCCCGCTCGAGGTCGAGTTGCTCCACGGGGTCGGCCCCGTGACGGCCCGGGAGCTACGGAATATGGGCCTCGGGACCGCCGGCGAAGTCGCGGCGGCGGATCCCGGCCCGCTCGAGGATCGGTTCGGCGAACGCGGCCGCGAGCTGTATGACCGGGCACGCGGCGATGACGACCGGCGCGTCGAGCCCCGCGGCGAGCCCAAGAGCTTTTCGCGGGAGTCGGCGTTCTCCGAGGCGGTCTCTGAGCCGGAACCGAAGTACGAGCGGATCGAGACGCTCGCGACCGCAGTCGCGGATCGTGCGACTCGAGAAGGCGCGCTCTACCGAACCGTCGGGGTGAAAGCCGTGCTACCGCCCTTCGAGGTCAACACTCGCGAACAGTCGCTCTCCGGCCCGGTGGACGATCCGGACCTCGTCGAGCGGATCGCCGAGGATCTCTTCGCCGAGTTCGAGACGGAACCGGTTCGAAAGGTCGGCGTTCGCGTCGCAAACCTCGAGTTCACCGGGGCCGATCAGGCCCGGTTGGACGGGTGGGACGGCAGTGAAGGGGGCGATTCGGACGACTCCGTTGTCGGCGACTCGCCGCCCGATTCGGCGGGCAGCGGTAGCGCCGAGCAAAAAACCGATGGTGCACAGAGCGGGTCGGACGACGGATCGGCGACCTCCGCGGAACGCGAGCGCCTGCCGGCAGGGCAGACCTCGTTGACCGACTTCCGATCGGACTGA
- a CDS encoding RtcB family protein — protein sequence MTTFDANGVTLEQVREYVWEVKREGSMRTPARVLASEALLEEISQDKTLEQLQNATHLPGMTNYAICMPDGHQGYGFPVGGVGALDAEDGCISPGAVGYDINCGVRMMRTNLTYNEVEGHEEELVDSLFTNIPSGLGGGGIVETGIDDVEEILARGVDWALENGHAVEADLLHCEDEGRREGADPSKVSQKAKDRGKNQIGSLGSGNHFLEVQRVTDVFDDQVGEAFGLKEDQIVVLIHCGSRGLGHQTCNDYLRKIERQHQGLLEQLPDKELAAAPAGSQLAEDYYGAMNAAINFAWVNRQLIMHRTRKVFERVFGRSWEDMEMDLLYDVAHNIAKKETHTVGSHGRPAGDGDAVETEQRELFVHRKGATRAFPKGHPEVPAAYRDVGQPVIIPGSMGAGSYVLRGGEASMDLTFGSTAHGAGRLMSRTQAKNDYWGGDVKQELEERDQIYVKAQSGATIAEEAPGVYKDVDEVVRVSDELGIGDKVARTFPVCNIKG from the coding sequence ATGACTACGTTCGACGCAAACGGCGTCACTCTCGAGCAGGTTCGAGAGTACGTCTGGGAAGTGAAACGGGAGGGATCGATGCGAACGCCCGCGCGAGTGCTCGCGAGCGAGGCGTTGCTCGAGGAGATCAGTCAGGACAAAACGCTCGAGCAGCTGCAGAATGCGACGCACCTGCCGGGGATGACGAACTACGCGATCTGTATGCCCGACGGCCACCAGGGCTACGGCTTCCCCGTCGGCGGCGTCGGCGCACTCGATGCGGAGGACGGCTGCATTTCGCCGGGGGCTGTCGGCTATGACATCAATTGTGGCGTCCGGATGATGCGGACGAATTTGACCTATAACGAAGTCGAAGGCCACGAAGAAGAACTCGTCGACTCGTTGTTTACAAATATTCCGTCAGGTTTGGGCGGCGGCGGCATCGTCGAAACTGGGATCGACGACGTGGAGGAAATCCTCGCCCGCGGGGTCGACTGGGCGCTCGAGAACGGCCACGCCGTCGAGGCGGACCTTCTCCACTGCGAGGACGAAGGGAGGCGAGAGGGGGCAGATCCCTCGAAGGTCTCCCAGAAGGCCAAAGACCGCGGAAAGAACCAGATCGGCTCGCTCGGCTCGGGCAATCACTTCCTCGAGGTGCAGCGCGTGACCGACGTGTTCGACGACCAGGTTGGCGAGGCGTTCGGCCTCAAGGAGGACCAGATCGTCGTCCTGATCCACTGTGGCTCTCGAGGGCTCGGCCACCAGACGTGCAACGATTATCTGCGAAAGATCGAACGGCAACACCAAGGACTGCTCGAGCAGTTGCCGGACAAGGAACTGGCGGCGGCACCCGCGGGCTCGCAACTCGCCGAGGACTACTACGGCGCGATGAACGCCGCGATCAACTTCGCGTGGGTCAACCGCCAGTTGATCATGCACCGCACGCGGAAGGTCTTCGAGCGCGTCTTCGGTCGGTCCTGGGAGGACATGGAGATGGACCTGCTCTACGACGTGGCTCACAACATCGCGAAGAAGGAGACGCACACCGTCGGATCGCACGGGCGACCGGCGGGGGACGGCGACGCCGTCGAAACCGAACAGCGCGAACTGTTCGTCCACCGAAAGGGCGCGACTCGAGCGTTCCCGAAGGGCCATCCCGAAGTACCCGCGGCCTACCGGGACGTCGGCCAGCCGGTGATCATCCCCGGCAGCATGGGTGCCGGCAGCTACGTCCTCCGGGGCGGCGAGGCCTCGATGGATCTGACGTTCGGGTCGACGGCCCACGGTGCGGGGCGGCTGATGAGCCGAACGCAGGCGAAAAACGACTACTGGGGCGGCGACGTAAAGCAGGAACTCGAGGAACGAGACCAGATCTACGTCAAGGCCCAGTCCGGGGCCACGATCGCCGAGGAAGCGCCGGGCGTCTACAAGGATGTCGACGAGGTCGTCCGCGTCTCGGACGAACTGGGGATCGGCGACAAAGTCGCGCGGACGTTTCCGGTGTGTAACATCAAAGGGTAG
- a CDS encoding archease — MGFELREHTADIAVAATGPTLEAVFESVADGLAGASCERVPETGGERFSLSVTAENLEALLFDYVDELIYLRDVRLELPVDNQVDGIAVDSADESTAGGESADDSAYSLEATARGVPLSDVVAREIKAVTYSEMRLEETDDGWEAYVVFDV; from the coding sequence ATGGGTTTCGAACTGCGTGAGCACACCGCCGACATCGCCGTCGCTGCGACCGGGCCGACCCTCGAGGCAGTCTTCGAGTCCGTCGCCGACGGGCTCGCCGGTGCCTCGTGCGAGCGCGTTCCGGAGACGGGAGGCGAGCGGTTTTCGCTTTCGGTCACGGCCGAAAATCTCGAGGCGCTGTTGTTCGACTACGTCGACGAACTGATCTACCTCCGCGACGTTCGCCTCGAGTTGCCCGTGGACAATCAGGTCGACGGAATCGCGGTCGATTCTGCCGACGAGTCGACGGCTGGCGGCGAATCCGCGGATGACTCGGCGTACTCCCTCGAGGCGACGGCGCGGGGCGTTCCGTTGTCCGATGTCGTCGCCCGCGAGATCAAAGCCGTCACGTACTCGGAGATGCGACTCGAGGAAACCGACGACGGCTGGGAGGCGTACGTCGTCTTCGACGTGTGA
- a CDS encoding GNAT family N-acetyltransferase — MSVNIDSRVVTSGSDDFVDEAWELKEEINSRVGVLKQRRSFFTDAYRRSTVQIYLQDDELIGFAAVRRDGYILFLAVSPEYQGEGIGKQLVARVAKEHDTITCHARTTNEGALQFYEHLGFEIKRRIDNYYEDGGDAYYLKLGSSGSIADKISDLVRR; from the coding sequence GTGAGCGTCAACATCGACAGCCGTGTCGTCACCTCGGGCAGTGACGATTTTGTCGACGAAGCCTGGGAACTCAAAGAGGAGATCAATAGCCGTGTTGGCGTCCTCAAACAGCGCCGTAGCTTCTTTACCGACGCGTATCGCCGTTCGACGGTTCAGATATACTTACAGGACGACGAACTGATCGGGTTTGCCGCCGTTCGACGCGACGGCTACATTCTCTTTCTCGCCGTCTCACCCGAGTATCAGGGCGAAGGAATCGGCAAGCAACTCGTTGCCCGCGTCGCAAAAGAACACGATACGATCACGTGTCACGCCCGAACGACCAACGAAGGCGCACTCCAGTTCTACGAACACCTCGGCTTCGAGATCAAACGCCGGATCGACAACTACTACGAAGACGGAGGCGACGCCTACTACCTCAAACTCGGCTCGAGCGGTAGTATCGCCGACAAGATTTCGGATCTGGTCCGACGGTAA
- the priS gene encoding DNA primase small subunit PriS: MEERTRAYLRGRFRDHYRRTEITLPPEANEREWGFIPWTESPGTTMVRHRSLLELGDIEEFLVRKRPQHVYFSAGRYRDPGAGSMTEKEWRSSDLVFDLDADHLPSVTLGEDSYADMLGKCKDALMRLLEFLEDDFAFEDIEIVFSGGRGYHVHVRDENVAHLDREHRREIVDYVRGIGLDFEKLIETETVAGLGRKTPTERRTLRVDGGWGSRIHEHFMAFIEDLLEMDDEDALERLQAFDGIGEGKAEATLSAARNNREGLEAGNVTVHTAIAQLAERFAATAVERDNAPIDEPVTTDTNRLIRLPGSLHGGSALTTQRIAPEDLEAFDPLVDAVPETFTGHEVAVDVERGGEVELAGDIFTVREGDQSLPEYVAMFLMARGRAEKEKE, encoded by the coding sequence ATGGAGGAGCGAACGAGAGCCTATCTTCGCGGTCGATTCCGTGATCACTATCGCCGAACGGAGATCACGCTGCCGCCCGAGGCCAACGAGCGCGAGTGGGGATTTATCCCGTGGACCGAGAGTCCCGGAACGACGATGGTCAGACACCGCTCGCTGCTCGAGCTGGGGGATATCGAGGAGTTTCTCGTCCGCAAGCGGCCACAGCACGTCTACTTTTCTGCGGGTCGCTACCGCGATCCGGGCGCGGGGTCGATGACCGAAAAGGAGTGGCGATCCTCGGACCTCGTCTTCGACCTCGACGCCGATCACCTGCCGAGCGTGACCCTCGGCGAGGATTCCTACGCGGACATGCTCGGGAAGTGCAAGGACGCGCTGATGCGCCTGCTCGAGTTTCTCGAGGACGATTTCGCCTTCGAGGACATCGAAATCGTCTTTTCGGGCGGACGAGGCTATCACGTCCACGTTCGCGACGAGAACGTAGCACACCTCGACCGAGAACACCGCCGGGAGATCGTCGATTACGTTCGCGGCATCGGCCTCGACTTCGAGAAGTTGATCGAAACCGAGACGGTGGCCGGCCTCGGCCGGAAGACGCCGACCGAGCGACGAACCCTGCGGGTCGACGGTGGCTGGGGGTCCCGAATCCACGAACACTTCATGGCCTTCATCGAGGACCTCCTCGAGATGGACGATGAGGACGCCCTCGAGCGCTTACAGGCGTTCGACGGTATCGGCGAGGGGAAGGCAGAAGCCACCCTCTCGGCCGCCCGGAACAACCGCGAGGGCCTCGAGGCGGGCAACGTCACCGTTCACACGGCCATCGCACAGTTAGCCGAACGCTTCGCCGCGACGGCCGTCGAGCGGGACAACGCGCCGATCGACGAGCCGGTGACGACGGATACGAACCGGCTCATCCGACTACCCGGGAGCCTCCACGGCGGGAGCGCGCTGACGACCCAGCGGATCGCACCCGAGGATCTCGAGGCGTTCGACCCGCTGGTCGACGCCGTCCCCGAGACGTTCACCGGTCACGAGGTCGCGGTCGACGTCGAACGCGGCGGCGAGGTCGAACTCGCGGGCGATATCTTTACAGTCCGGGAGGGTGACCAGTCACTACCAGAGTACGTCGCCATGTTTCTCATGGCGCGTGGTCGCGCCGAAAAGGAGAAAGAATGA
- a CDS encoding DNA replication complex subunit Gins51 translates to MNLDELRSVQSKERQKDSLQNLRPSFYQEVGEYIADLEDKRDRAAAEAEDPFSSPEVSRLTDEIETAKDVVEAIYERRMGKLVKQASLSAAGMAANDEGLTAEEVDLFDDLVDRIQSNKSRVLDVLEGVEAEPDALEDSERSDAPGKPDESAEQSTRESTDTAPPAPPETPPDDVDSTAASDSSGVSAADVMGGEPPETTNADSGADEPAETPATDGGAGAVSSDGASSGDDAMGDEPSLERLTVKITEDVGSILGVDDREYTLAADDVVTLPEQNATPLVEREAAEQLD, encoded by the coding sequence ATGAATCTCGACGAACTACGCTCGGTCCAGAGCAAGGAGCGCCAGAAGGATAGCCTCCAGAACTTGCGCCCCTCGTTCTATCAGGAGGTCGGCGAGTACATCGCAGACCTCGAGGACAAACGTGATCGTGCGGCCGCCGAGGCGGAGGATCCGTTCTCCTCGCCGGAAGTGAGCCGGCTCACGGACGAGATCGAGACCGCAAAAGATGTCGTCGAGGCCATCTACGAACGCCGAATGGGAAAACTCGTCAAGCAGGCGAGCCTCTCCGCGGCCGGCATGGCCGCGAACGACGAGGGACTCACCGCGGAGGAAGTGGACCTCTTCGACGACCTCGTCGATCGCATCCAGTCGAACAAGTCGCGCGTGCTCGACGTGCTCGAGGGCGTCGAAGCCGAACCCGACGCACTCGAGGATTCCGAACGGTCGGATGCGCCCGGAAAGCCCGACGAGTCAGCCGAGCAATCCACTCGAGAGTCGACCGACACAGCGCCGCCGGCACCGCCCGAGACGCCGCCGGACGACGTCGACTCGACTGCCGCCTCGGACTCGAGCGGCGTCAGTGCCGCGGACGTGATGGGCGGTGAGCCGCCAGAGACGACGAACGCAGATTCGGGTGCAGACGAGCCGGCCGAAACGCCGGCGACCGACGGCGGCGCAGGGGCCGTCTCGAGCGACGGAGCCAGTTCCGGCGACGACGCGATGGGAGACGAGCCCTCGCTCGAGCGCCTCACCGTCAAGATCACCGAGGACGTCGGCTCGATCCTCGGCGTCGACGACCGGGAGTATACCCTCGCAGCCGACGACGTGGTGACGCTGCCCGAACAGAACGCGACGCCGCTGGTCGAGCGCGAGGCGGCAGAACAACTGGACTGA
- the bcp gene encoding thioredoxin-dependent thiol peroxidase gives MLDVGDDAPEFELPNQHGETVRRSDFDGQRLVVYFYPRANTDGCTTEACGFNDSLERFDDADVAVVGISDDPVSDLEKFADEYGLEFDLLADEMGEVSTLYESYGEKQMFGNTFDGVFRNTYVVGPDGTIEAVYENVTPDGHADELLEDLAEQPTAHCD, from the coding sequence ATGCTCGACGTTGGCGACGACGCACCAGAGTTCGAACTGCCCAACCAGCACGGCGAGACCGTTCGCCGATCGGATTTCGACGGTCAACGGCTCGTCGTCTACTTCTACCCCCGCGCCAACACCGACGGCTGTACGACCGAGGCCTGTGGATTCAACGACTCGCTCGAGCGGTTCGACGACGCAGACGTCGCGGTCGTCGGGATCAGCGACGACCCGGTCTCTGACCTCGAGAAATTCGCCGACGAGTACGGCCTCGAGTTCGACCTGCTCGCAGACGAAATGGGCGAAGTGTCGACGCTGTACGAATCCTACGGCGAAAAACAGATGTTCGGCAATACGTTCGACGGCGTCTTTCGCAACACCTACGTCGTCGGCCCCGACGGAACCATCGAAGCCGTCTACGAGAACGTAACGCCCGACGGCCACGCCGACGAACTGCTCGAAGACCTCGCGGAACAACCGACCGCCCACTGCGACTGA
- a CDS encoding CDC48 family AAA ATPase: protein MKLTVKPLKQKDAGRGLAAIDRVSMSELGLENGDYITIDGKGDGQSVARVWPGYPEDEGRNVVRIDGRLRQEANVGIDDSVTVEKADVKPATTVTVALPQNLRIRGDIGPLVRDKLSGQAVTEGQTVPFSLSFGPMASSGQSVPLKIASTSPSGTVVITDSSEIEISETPAEQITSGPGGTSEGVPDVTYEDIGGLDEELDQVREMIELPMRHPELFQQLGIEPPKGVLLHGPPGTGKTLMAKAVANEIDAHFETISGPEIMSKYYGESEEQLREVFEEAEENAPAIIFIDELDSIAAKREDAGGDVERRVVAQLLSLMDGLEERGRVTVIAATNRIDDIDPALRRGGRFDREIEIGVPDKQGRKEILQVHTRGMPLSDSVDVEHYASNTHGFVGADLESLARESAMNALRRIRPELDLESDEIDADVLESLQVTERDFKEALKGIQPSALREVFVEVPDVTWNDVGGLGDTKERLRETIQWPLDYPDVFEAMDMQAAKGVLMFGPPGTGKTLLAKAVANEAESNFISIKGPELLNKYVGESEKGVREVFEKARSNAPTVIFFDEIDSIAGERGGNTTDSGVGERVVSQLLTELDGLEELEDVVVIATTNRPDLIDSALLRPGRLDRHVHVPVPNEEGRERIFEVHTRDKPLADAVDLEWLAAETEGYVGADIEAVCREASMSASREFINSVDPDEMAESIGNVRIGREHFEKALEEVQPSVTPETRERYEELEDEFQQAEPSGQSDQLGRTFQ from the coding sequence ATGAAACTCACCGTCAAACCCCTCAAGCAAAAAGACGCAGGCCGCGGACTCGCAGCGATCGATCGCGTCTCGATGAGCGAACTCGGCCTCGAGAACGGCGATTACATCACGATCGACGGAAAAGGTGACGGCCAGTCCGTCGCGCGCGTCTGGCCAGGCTATCCCGAAGACGAGGGACGGAACGTCGTCCGGATCGACGGACGACTGCGACAGGAGGCCAATGTGGGAATCGACGACAGCGTCACCGTCGAAAAGGCTGACGTCAAGCCCGCCACGACCGTCACCGTCGCGCTCCCGCAGAACCTCCGCATTCGAGGGGACATCGGTCCGCTCGTTCGGGACAAGCTGAGCGGACAGGCCGTAACCGAGGGACAGACGGTGCCGTTCTCGCTGTCGTTCGGGCCGATGGCCAGTTCCGGTCAGTCGGTTCCGCTGAAGATAGCGAGCACCTCGCCGTCCGGGACCGTCGTAATCACCGACTCATCCGAGATCGAGATTTCGGAAACCCCCGCCGAGCAGATCACTTCGGGACCGGGCGGAACGTCCGAGGGCGTCCCGGACGTCACCTACGAAGATATCGGTGGTCTCGACGAGGAACTCGATCAGGTTCGCGAGATGATCGAGTTGCCGATGCGCCACCCCGAACTGTTCCAGCAACTCGGCATCGAGCCGCCGAAGGGCGTTCTCTTACACGGACCGCCGGGCACCGGGAAGACGCTGATGGCGAAGGCGGTCGCAAACGAGATCGACGCTCACTTCGAGACGATTTCCGGGCCGGAAATCATGTCGAAGTACTACGGCGAGTCAGAAGAGCAACTCCGCGAAGTCTTCGAGGAAGCCGAAGAGAACGCCCCGGCGATCATCTTCATCGACGAGCTCGACTCCATCGCCGCGAAACGCGAGGACGCCGGCGGTGACGTCGAACGGCGCGTCGTCGCACAATTGCTCTCGCTGATGGACGGCTTGGAAGAGCGCGGGCGGGTCACCGTCATCGCGGCGACCAACCGCATCGACGACATCGACCCCGCACTTCGTCGCGGCGGTCGATTCGACCGCGAGATCGAAATCGGCGTTCCGGACAAACAGGGCCGCAAGGAGATCTTGCAGGTTCACACCCGCGGGATGCCGCTCTCGGATTCCGTCGACGTCGAGCACTACGCGTCGAACACCCACGGCTTCGTCGGCGCGGACCTCGAGAGTCTCGCCCGTGAAAGCGCGATGAACGCACTCCGTCGTATCCGGCCCGAGCTGGACCTCGAGTCGGACGAGATCGACGCGGACGTCCTCGAGAGCCTGCAGGTCACCGAACGGGACTTCAAAGAGGCGCTCAAGGGAATTCAACCCTCGGCGCTTCGGGAGGTCTTCGTCGAGGTTCCGGACGTTACCTGGAACGATGTCGGCGGACTGGGAGACACGAAAGAGCGGCTTCGCGAAACCATCCAGTGGCCGCTCGACTACCCCGACGTGTTCGAGGCGATGGACATGCAGGCCGCGAAAGGCGTCCTGATGTTCGGCCCGCCCGGAACGGGCAAGACGCTGCTCGCGAAGGCGGTGGCCAACGAGGCGGAGTCGAACTTCATCTCGATCAAAGGCCCCGAACTGCTCAACAAGTACGTCGGCGAATCCGAGAAAGGGGTTCGGGAGGTCTTCGAGAAGGCGCGGTCGAACGCACCGACCGTGATCTTCTTCGACGAGATCGACTCCATCGCCGGCGAACGCGGCGGAAACACCACCGACTCGGGCGTCGGCGAGCGCGTGGTCAGCCAGCTGTTGACCGAACTCGACGGACTCGAGGAACTCGAGGACGTGGTCGTCATCGCGACGACGAACCGACCCGATCTGATCGACAGCGCCCTGCTCCGGCCGGGCCGGCTCGATAGACACGTCCACGTGCCCGTCCCCAACGAGGAGGGCCGCGAACGGATCTTCGAGGTCCACACGCGCGATAAGCCGCTGGCCGACGCCGTCGACCTCGAGTGGCTCGCCGCCGAAACGGAGGGCTACGTCGGTGCCGACATCGAAGCCGTCTGCCGGGAAGCCTCGATGTCGGCCAGCCGCGAGTTCATCAACTCCGTCGATCCGGACGAGATGGCAGAGAGCATCGGCAACGTTCGAATCGGCCGCGAACACTTCGAGAAGGCGCTCGAGGAGGTCCAACCGAGCGTGACCCCGGAGACCCGAGAGCGCTACGAAGAACTCGAAGACGAGTTCCAGCAGGCCGAACCGAGCGGTCAGAGCGACCAGCTGGGTCGGACCTTCCAGTAA
- a CDS encoding DUF7127 family protein yields the protein MNTEQFTSDQLARKYEYDDGAVIAIDLGTTVPEPSVDVVDGTVIIVSDGEQYEFDLPVERTDAHTFIKNGVLTIELEDNA from the coding sequence ATGAACACCGAGCAATTCACGAGCGATCAACTCGCTCGCAAATACGAGTACGACGACGGGGCGGTCATTGCGATCGACCTCGGCACCACCGTGCCGGAGCCGTCGGTCGACGTCGTCGACGGTACGGTCATCATCGTCAGCGATGGTGAGCAATACGAGTTCGACCTACCAGTCGAACGGACGGATGCGCACACGTTTATCAAAAACGGCGTCCTCACTATCGAACTGGAGGACAACGCATGA
- a CDS encoding alpha/beta fold hydrolase, translating into MDTVTHHGRETAYTVTNGGESAETICFVHGSGTSREVWQFQEPLSDRYDTVSLDLSGHGESDEIQANAGYAALSAYTDDLLAVVDETDSTVLVGSSLGGAVVLHTLLERSFDPEAAVLTGTGARMGVLDDLLVWLESDFERAIEFLHGPDRLFHDPDPELLETSRDRMRECGQQTTERDFRTCHQFDVRNDLGNIDVPTLAVCGEYDQLTPPWFHEYLADEIPNGVHATIDDAAHLPMLEQPDTFNGQLIDFLESR; encoded by the coding sequence ATGGACACGGTCACCCACCATGGACGGGAAACGGCCTATACCGTTACGAACGGTGGAGAGTCAGCAGAGACGATCTGTTTCGTACACGGCAGCGGCACGTCACGCGAAGTCTGGCAATTTCAGGAACCGCTGTCGGATCGATACGATACCGTTTCACTCGACCTGAGTGGTCACGGCGAGTCCGACGAGATCCAGGCGAACGCCGGCTACGCGGCATTGTCGGCGTACACCGATGATCTGCTCGCAGTCGTCGACGAGACGGATTCGACGGTACTCGTCGGCAGTTCGCTCGGCGGTGCCGTCGTCCTTCACACGTTGCTCGAGCGGTCGTTCGACCCCGAAGCAGCCGTTCTGACCGGAACCGGTGCCCGAATGGGCGTTCTCGACGATCTTTTGGTCTGGCTCGAGTCGGATTTCGAGCGGGCGATCGAATTCCTCCATGGACCGGATCGACTCTTTCACGATCCGGATCCCGAACTTCTCGAGACCTCTCGCGATCGAATGCGCGAGTGCGGACAACAGACGACCGAGCGCGATTTCCGCACCTGCCACCAGTTCGACGTCCGAAACGACCTTGGCAACATCGACGTACCGACGCTTGCGGTCTGTGGCGAGTACGATCAGCTAACACCGCCGTGGTTTCACGAGTATCTCGCCGACGAAATCCCGAACGGCGTTCATGCGACAATCGACGACGCCGCCCACCTGCCGATGCTCGAGCAACCCGACACGTTCAACGGGCAATTGATCGACTTTCTCGAGTCTCGATAA
- the panB gene encoding 3-methyl-2-oxobutanoate hydroxymethyltransferase, with protein MVTVRDLREQMGEDPITMLTAYDAPTAEIVDEAGVDVVLVGDSVGNTTLGYETTVPVTVDQLASHVGAVARATDEALVVADMPFLSFGVDEAETIENAGRMLKEEGASAVKLESGPHTVDITERMVQLGIPVMAHLGLTPQHVNQYGGYPRQGTDQAGADRMLELAKAHADAGAFSLVLEHVPSNLAETITEAIDVPTIGIGAGPHCDGQVLVFDDAVGLSEWTPSFSKQFGDVRSEMESAVDEYVGAVEDGEFPAEEHSHEAADIDDIY; from the coding sequence CCGACGGCCGAAATCGTCGACGAAGCGGGCGTCGACGTGGTTCTCGTCGGCGACAGCGTCGGCAACACGACGCTCGGTTACGAGACGACGGTTCCGGTGACCGTCGACCAACTGGCCAGCCACGTCGGTGCCGTCGCGAGAGCGACCGACGAGGCGTTGGTAGTCGCCGACATGCCGTTTCTCTCCTTCGGCGTCGACGAGGCCGAGACGATCGAAAACGCCGGGCGCATGCTCAAAGAGGAGGGCGCGTCCGCGGTCAAACTCGAGAGCGGCCCGCACACGGTCGACATCACAGAGCGGATGGTCCAACTCGGAATCCCCGTGATGGCACACCTCGGGCTGACGCCACAGCACGTCAACCAGTACGGCGGCTACCCCCGGCAGGGAACGGATCAGGCTGGCGCGGATCGAATGCTCGAGCTCGCGAAAGCCCACGCGGATGCGGGCGCGTTCTCGCTGGTGTTAGAGCACGTCCCGTCGAATCTCGCGGAGACGATAACCGAGGCGATCGACGTTCCGACGATCGGAATCGGCGCGGGTCCGCACTGCGACGGGCAGGTGCTGGTCTTCGACGACGCCGTCGGCCTGAGCGAGTGGACGCCGTCGTTCTCGAAACAGTTCGGCGACGTTCGCTCGGAGATGGAATCGGCGGTCGACGAGTACGTTGGGGCGGTCGAAGACGGCGAGTTCCCGGCCGAGGAACACAGTCACGAAGCGGCCGATATCGACGATATTTACTGA